The following proteins are encoded in a genomic region of Natronorubrum halophilum:
- a CDS encoding ERCC4 domain-containing protein → MRVAVTVDDREPTGVVDAVRGHPDVTEIIVDRLPAGDLAIDSVGFERKTLRDYVNSTMSRSGSDLTDQVERMTAAYDHSYVLLEGDFDDLASLRTAVSPESVRGSMASITARHEVPVIPCTNRTHLVDYAIRLGRKHLEEPSNRQLAVGSVASRHEPTAKRMYGCIDGIGPGLATTLYERYPSIQALLEASLEDLVRIEGIGETRAQTIYAAFREGDGRVSRTDQN, encoded by the coding sequence ATGCGCGTTGCCGTCACCGTCGACGATCGGGAACCGACGGGAGTCGTCGATGCCGTTCGCGGCCATCCCGATGTAACGGAGATCATCGTTGACCGGCTACCAGCCGGCGACCTTGCGATCGATTCGGTCGGCTTCGAACGCAAAACGCTCAGAGACTACGTCAACAGCACGATGAGCCGGTCGGGTTCCGATCTGACCGATCAGGTCGAACGGATGACCGCCGCTTACGACCACTCCTACGTCCTGCTCGAGGGAGACTTCGACGACCTCGCGTCGCTGCGAACGGCCGTCTCCCCCGAATCGGTTCGCGGCTCGATGGCCTCGATCACGGCTCGCCACGAGGTTCCGGTCATCCCGTGTACGAATCGGACGCACCTGGTCGATTACGCGATCCGACTGGGCCGAAAGCACCTCGAGGAGCCCTCGAACCGCCAGTTAGCGGTCGGATCCGTCGCGAGTCGGCACGAACCCACGGCGAAGCGGATGTACGGCTGTATCGATGGAATCGGGCCCGGGCTCGCCACGACGCTGTACGAGCGATATCCCAGTATCCAAGCGTTGCTCGAGGCGAGCCTCGAGGATCTCGTGCGAATCGAAGGGATCGGCGAGACGCGAGCGCAGACGATCTATGCCGCGTTTCGCGAGGGTGACGGGAGAGTGAGCAGGACGGATCAGAACTAA
- a CDS encoding YihY/virulence factor BrkB family protein, translated as MADSSPRSLVRDVAAVARERQISVKSAGLAYHAFNTLVPLVILALVGITLVDSLEPLIETLETATGLEGTVTDGGLEGAVGTGANRLRAALLALVILLWSAVRLFQAVNSAFTDVYGSRKSESYMNTAATVTLVTALNVVLVTLTLTAGVALVSVVGISLSVLVGGIWATTASTALLAGLLLAVFLPMYYLFPQLDVSVGEVLPGTAFAALSWTVLAVGFRIYVATSGSVALFGIAGAILLVLTWVYLGGLCLLLGAVLNAVLAGRVDPEEGWVPMSEVWKKYA; from the coding sequence ATGGCCGACTCGAGTCCCCGCTCACTCGTTCGTGACGTCGCCGCAGTCGCTCGCGAACGCCAGATCAGCGTCAAATCCGCTGGGCTGGCCTACCACGCGTTCAACACCCTCGTCCCGCTGGTCATCCTCGCGCTCGTCGGGATCACGCTCGTCGACTCGCTCGAGCCACTGATCGAGACCCTCGAGACGGCGACCGGTCTCGAGGGGACGGTAACCGACGGCGGACTCGAGGGGGCCGTCGGGACCGGTGCTAACCGGTTACGGGCGGCGCTGCTCGCACTGGTCATCTTACTCTGGAGCGCGGTCCGTCTGTTCCAGGCCGTAAACAGCGCGTTTACGGACGTCTACGGCTCGAGAAAGAGCGAGTCGTACATGAACACGGCCGCGACGGTGACGCTCGTAACGGCGCTCAATGTCGTGCTCGTAACGCTGACGCTCACAGCGGGCGTCGCACTGGTCAGCGTCGTCGGTATTAGCCTCTCGGTGCTCGTCGGCGGAATCTGGGCGACTACCGCCAGTACAGCGCTGCTCGCTGGCCTGCTGCTGGCCGTCTTTCTCCCGATGTACTACCTCTTTCCCCAACTCGACGTCTCGGTGGGCGAAGTACTGCCGGGAACGGCGTTCGCCGCCCTCTCCTGGACCGTTCTGGCGGTCGGCTTCCGAATCTACGTCGCGACTTCCGGGAGCGTCGCGCTGTTCGGTATCGCCGGTGCCATCTTGCTCGTCCTCACCTGGGTCTACCTCGGCGGCCTCTGTCTCCTCTTGGGTGCCGTCCTCAACGCCGTCCTCGCGGGCCGCGTCGATCCCGAGGAGGGGTGGGTGCCGATGAGCGAGGTGTGGAAGAAGTACGCCTAA
- a CDS encoding DUF2196 domain-containing protein — protein MSNERPTAEDLRQGLTVEIVQGDQDVRSEDQEPIIGEVATIYEDDPEGPTVELKNGVVGHVQSVVHDE, from the coding sequence ATGTCCAACGAACGACCAACCGCCGAGGACCTGCGACAGGGACTCACCGTCGAGATCGTTCAGGGGGACCAGGACGTTCGATCCGAGGATCAGGAGCCGATCATCGGCGAGGTCGCGACGATCTACGAAGACGACCCTGAAGGACCGACGGTCGAACTGAAAAACGGCGTAGTCGGCCACGTGCAGTCGGTCGTCCACGACGAATAG
- the msrB gene encoding peptide-methionine (R)-S-oxide reductase MsrB, with amino-acid sequence MEHETNEHSQESASSSDRPTSDAEWRSELSEEEYRILREAGTEAPFSGEYVDHKADGSYVCAGCGAELFDSETKFESGCGWPSFYDVDDGHVETRRDTSHGMRRTEVVCANCGGHLGHVFDDGPEPTGKRYCINSVALEFDDE; translated from the coding sequence ATGGAACACGAAACGAACGAACATTCCCAAGAGAGTGCCTCCAGCAGCGATCGCCCCACGTCGGATGCCGAGTGGCGATCCGAACTGAGCGAGGAGGAGTATCGAATCCTTCGGGAAGCCGGGACTGAAGCCCCATTCAGCGGAGAGTACGTCGATCACAAGGCCGACGGAAGTTACGTCTGTGCCGGCTGTGGAGCCGAACTGTTCGACTCCGAGACGAAGTTCGAATCCGGCTGCGGCTGGCCCAGCTTCTACGATGTCGACGACGGCCACGTCGAGACTCGTCGGGATACCAGCCACGGGATGCGACGCACGGAGGTCGTCTGTGCGAACTGCGGCGGTCACCTCGGCCACGTTTTCGACGACGGCCCCGAACCCACCGGAAAGCGCTACTGCATCAACTCGGTGGCTCTCGAGTTCGACGACGAGTAG
- a CDS encoding HTH domain-containing protein codes for MSEHSTTPKTVELWIRSFAPASASPLTERALDGLDELEACESIESVEVRVWGKEVGQTRHTERIPHLRRIETRLQAFESWAARTGRRLEPFFRETHIESTITSECHDVWKLPTVALAEFDDDGDLLHVAPCRDGERTVDVVDRIDALVDDEERMSSVGGDGCTDEGTDQSSGGTTTYGQSRIEPFSSHSD; via the coding sequence GTGTCCGAACACAGTACTACGCCGAAGACGGTCGAGTTGTGGATCCGATCGTTTGCACCCGCGAGCGCGAGCCCACTTACGGAACGCGCCCTCGATGGACTCGACGAACTCGAGGCCTGCGAGTCGATCGAGTCGGTCGAGGTCCGTGTCTGGGGGAAGGAAGTCGGGCAAACCCGACACACCGAACGGATCCCGCACCTTCGGCGGATCGAAACGCGACTTCAGGCGTTCGAGTCGTGGGCCGCTCGTACCGGTCGACGACTCGAGCCGTTCTTTCGAGAGACGCATATCGAATCGACGATCACGAGCGAGTGTCACGACGTCTGGAAACTGCCGACGGTCGCACTCGCGGAGTTCGACGACGATGGCGATCTCCTCCACGTCGCCCCCTGTCGCGACGGCGAGCGGACGGTCGACGTCGTCGACCGGATCGACGCGCTCGTTGATGACGAGGAGCGGATGTCGTCCGTGGGCGGCGATGGATGTACTGACGAGGGTACCGATCAGTCATCCGGCGGAACGACGACTTACGGACAGAGCCGAATCGAACCGTTTTCGTCGCACTCCGACTGA
- a CDS encoding ornithine cyclodeaminase, nickel-pincer nucleotide-dependent, with product MTVSRTVELEGHIIDSGTMGMCFGVVMDMGGEFEVEEFEVGRHKHAETYCRMRVLADSQENLRAILHELNQQGATVADPRDATLEAAPEDGVVPVDFYSTTNHPTFVRVDGKWVKVEDIEMDCALIVERSATADPRTADDTDGGRDSDSPRVYTKVLNAVDEGDLVVTGETGIRVEPPERPRNGGGSFGFMQGGVSSERPSASLIEDIANEIREVNANGGNVLVVCGPAIVHSGGRDALADLVRAGHIDGLSAGNGFAVHDLERDLYGTSLGVDTESLEHPRKGHKHHIYTISEIARLGGIEAAVDEGIVDEGVMYECIENDVPYVLAGSIRDDGPLPDTITDSIEAQDAIREQAQRADLVLMLSTLLHSVAVGNCLPSTTKTVCVDINPATVTQLLDRGSAQAIGMVTDIGTFIPMLRDELLE from the coding sequence ATGACAGTTTCGCGAACCGTCGAACTCGAGGGCCACATCATCGACTCGGGGACGATGGGCATGTGTTTCGGGGTCGTGATGGATATGGGCGGCGAGTTCGAAGTCGAAGAGTTCGAAGTCGGTCGCCACAAACACGCCGAGACGTACTGCCGAATGCGCGTGCTGGCCGACTCTCAGGAGAACCTGCGGGCCATTCTCCACGAACTCAACCAGCAGGGCGCGACGGTCGCCGATCCACGGGATGCGACGCTCGAGGCGGCCCCGGAAGACGGGGTCGTTCCGGTCGATTTCTATTCGACGACGAACCACCCGACGTTCGTTCGCGTCGACGGCAAGTGGGTGAAGGTCGAGGACATCGAGATGGATTGCGCCCTGATCGTTGAGCGGTCCGCCACCGCGGATCCGCGGACCGCCGATGATACCGACGGAGGCCGCGATAGCGACAGTCCGCGCGTCTACACGAAAGTCCTCAACGCCGTCGACGAGGGCGACCTCGTCGTCACCGGCGAGACTGGAATCCGTGTCGAACCGCCCGAACGCCCCCGAAACGGCGGCGGCTCCTTTGGTTTCATGCAAGGTGGCGTCTCGAGCGAGCGACCCTCCGCGTCGCTGATCGAGGATATCGCCAATGAGATCCGTGAGGTCAACGCCAACGGCGGAAACGTACTCGTCGTCTGCGGCCCGGCGATCGTCCACTCCGGCGGTCGAGACGCGCTCGCGGATCTCGTCCGTGCAGGACATATCGACGGACTGAGCGCCGGCAACGGGTTCGCCGTCCACGACTTGGAGCGGGACCTCTATGGAACCTCGTTAGGAGTTGATACGGAAAGTCTCGAGCACCCGCGAAAAGGGCACAAACACCACATCTACACGATCAGCGAGATCGCCCGCCTCGGCGGGATCGAGGCCGCAGTTGACGAGGGGATCGTCGACGAGGGAGTGATGTACGAGTGCATCGAAAACGACGTCCCGTACGTTCTCGCAGGCTCTATCCGCGACGACGGCCCGCTTCCAGACACGATCACCGACTCGATCGAGGCCCAGGACGCGATCCGCGAGCAGGCTCAGCGGGCAGATCTCGTGCTCATGCTCTCGACGTTGCTCCACTCCGTCGCCGTCGGCAACTGCCTTCCCTCGACCACCAAAACCGTCTGTGTCGACATCAATCCCGCAACGGTTACGCAGTTGCTCGATCGCGGCAGCGCACAGGCCATCGGTATGGTCACCGATATCGGGACGTTCATTCCGATGCTTCGCGACGAGTTGCTCGAATAG